The following coding sequences lie in one Heteronotia binoei isolate CCM8104 ecotype False Entrance Well chromosome 6, APGP_CSIRO_Hbin_v1, whole genome shotgun sequence genomic window:
- the LOC132573400 gene encoding anti-apoptotic protein NR13-like gives MLSDLTAETRRLVDGYLRHNLSGSVLSHSHTAKTLRRVADKLESREKTFFHSICSTAILPEPGRADVHLRRVAVQMASDGGLNWGRVVALFVFTGTLATALAERGAHEEIGGLTEALVIYLSVEKREWLEAHGGWEGFYRYFNKHGSDSISRCDTKSNTIIATAGFVLAGLAFLMAVR, from the coding sequence ATGCTGAGCGATCTGACAGCCGAGACAAGGCGACTGGTGGATGGCTACTTGCGACACAACCTGAGTGGTTCGGTGCTGTCTCACAGCCACACGGCCAAGACCCTGCGGAGAGTGGCTGACAAGCTGGAGAGCCGTGAGAAGACATTCTTTCACTCCATTTGCTCCACGGCAATCTTGCCGGAGCCTGGTAGGGCAGACGTCCATTTGAGACGTGTGGCGGTGCAGATGGCATCTGATGGCGGGCTTAACTGGGGTCGAGTAGTGGCGCTGTTTGTGTTCACCGGCACCTTGGCAACAGCTCTGGCTGAGCGGGGGGCCCACGAGGAGATCGGCGGCCTGACAGAGGCAttggtcatctatctgtctgtggagAAGCGCGAGTGGCTGGAGGCGCATGGTGGCTGGGAAGGGTTCTACCGCTACTTCAACAAACACGGTTCTGATTCAATCAGCCGGTGCGATACCAAAAGCAACACTATCATAGCGACCGCCGGATTTGTCCTAGCAGGATTAGCTTTCCTCATGGCC